Below is a genomic region from Raphanus sativus cultivar WK10039 chromosome 4, ASM80110v3, whole genome shotgun sequence.
AACCCTCAAAGCTTTTCTCTTGAATCTGTTCATCACTGAGAATTGCTTTAGTCTGGACTTGACAACATCTCCAAGAGGGACATTTGGAGCTTTCTTGGCGTTTTGAATCCATGGGTGCTCTACAAAGTTGAGGAATAACTAAAAGCATAAACAATCTCAAGATGATTGGGCAATGAGATAGTAACAGATGCAAAGAGTTGGATTGATTCTATGTACCAAGCACTTGCTTTGCAGTGAGCCGACGCTTTGGATCAGGCTCTAACATTTGTCTGACAAGACTCTTAGCAGTCTCTGAAATGTTTGGCCACGGTTCCCTCTTAAAATCAATTATCCCGCGTAAAATAGCCTGAGCAACTCCCTGTTCTGACTCTGTGGTTGAAAGAATCAATAAGCAAATGCTTAGGAAGGAAGAGGAGGATAAGGAAGAGAGGAAGGTACCAGCCCAGAATGGAGGAACTCCACAGAGAAGAATATAAAGAATGACTCCAGCACTCCAAATATCAATTTCTGGTCCATAGCTCCGCTTTAGCACCTCAGGTGCCATGTAATATGGACTCCCAACTATCTCCGAGAACTTCTCACCTGAAAAAAATATGTGTAAGCATTGTAAGATAACAGCTTCAAGGCACCAATTAAACTCCTCTATGACCCCACTGTACTACCACTGATAATCAGTTCAAGCTTGTAGGTAGAAACATCCAAAACCTAAAAGACGCCTAGACACTGTGATCCTAGTTAGTAGAAGAAGTATACACTTAGCATCAGTGACACTACCTGGCTTGAAGAAGATAGACAATCCAAAGTCAATAGCTTTCAACGGCGAGTTCTCCTTCTTGTTAGCAAACAAGAAATTCTCCGGCTTCAAATCCCTATGAATCACACCGTGCTTATGGCAAAGCTGCACAACCTCCACGATCGTCTTCGTGACTCCCGCCGCCGCTCGCTCCGTGTAATGCCCTCTCGCCACAATCCTATCGAAAAGCTCACCGCCCTCGCACAGCTCCATCACCAAATGCACAGCGTTGTCGTCCTCGCAAGCCTCCTTCAGAGTAACAATGCTCGAGCTCTCGGGCAAATGCCGCATGATCGCCACCTCCCTCTTCACGTCCTCCACGTCCACCTCGGTCCTCAGCTTCCTCTTCGAGATGGACTTGCAGGCGAGGAGGTCGCGCGTGGATCTCACGATGCAGAGGTACGTGACGCCGAACTCGCCTCGCCCTAGCTCCCGGTCGAGCAGGTAACGGTCCTCGATGTTCTCCTTGGGGACGTCGCTGAGGACTCGGATCGGCGCCGGTTTTTTCCCGCCGGAGGAGGCGTCTTTGCGGCGGTGGTCGTTGCCGGAGTAGTTGGATTTGACGTCTTCTCTTGCCACGGCGGCGGGAGATCTGCAACAGTTCCCCATGAGTTGTGTGGAAGCTCAAAGTTTCAAGCTTTTCTTCTGGGCTAGCTTAAAGCCTCGAGCTTTCTTCTGGGTTTAGCTCAAAGACTCGAGCTTTCGTCTGGGTTAGCTTAAAGCGTCGAGCTTTCTTCTGGGTTAGCTTAAAGTCTCGAGCTTTTCGTTTGGGCTATACAAAAGACAGCAAAGAGTAGAGAGATCTCTGGGAAGCTCTAATAACTTGCTAATCTAGGGTTCCGCATTATAGCTTTTGTAGGGGGATCGTCACAGTGGAATCTATGGAGCTATAGctggagagaagaagaagcatatAGATCGAAGAAGGGTACGGTGAAGATGAGTAGGTAGAGAGAGAGGGGTCTCTCACCTTTTGATGTTTTCTATATCTTTTTGTAAAACTCAAATCATAATCTGGTCTCTTTGCTAGTTTGCTttatttccctttttttttatagatggTTTATATGATCTATTTTtccaatataataaaatataacaactAAATTTCCATGGTTTAAAAGTTTCTATATCTAAGTGTGGAATTCGAATCCTAGATTATGCAATAGATgtagatttttataaaataagtagTATTGTCAATCGTCGAATCGTATATaatctt
It encodes:
- the LOC108855170 gene encoding calcium-dependent protein kinase 13, with the translated sequence MGNCCRSPAAVAREDVKSNYSGNDHRRKDASSGGKKPAPIRVLSDVPKENIEDRYLLDRELGRGEFGVTYLCIVRSTRDLLACKSISKRKLRTEVDVEDVKREVAIMRHLPESSSIVTLKEACEDDNAVHLVMELCEGGELFDRIVARGHYTERAAAGVTKTIVEVVQLCHKHGVIHRDLKPENFLFANKKENSPLKAIDFGLSIFFKPGEKFSEIVGSPYYMAPEVLKRSYGPEIDIWSAGVILYILLCGVPPFWAESEQGVAQAILRGIIDFKREPWPNISETAKSLVRQMLEPDPKRRLTAKQVLEHPWIQNAKKAPNVPLGDVVKSRLKQFSVMNRFKRKALRVIAEFLSSQEVEHIKEMFNKMDTDKDGIVTIEELKAGLRDFGTQLAESEVQMLIEAVDTKGKGTLDYGEFVAVSLHLQKVANDEHLRKAFSYFDKDGNGYILPQELCEALKEDGGDDCVDVANDIFQEVDTDKDGRISYEEFAAMMKTGTDWRKASRHYSRGRFNSLSIKLMKDGSLNLGNE